A genomic region of Microtus ochrogaster isolate Prairie Vole_2 unplaced genomic scaffold, MicOch1.0 UNK4, whole genome shotgun sequence contains the following coding sequences:
- the Mkrn1 gene encoding E3 ubiquitin-protein ligase makorin-1 isoform X2, whose product MHGVCKEGDNCRYSHDLSDSPYGAVCKYFQRGCCVYGDRCRYEHSKPLKQEEVTAIDPSAKPSLAASSSLSPGAGALAEMNPGEAESRHPNFAAVGAGSEDWVNAIEFVPGQPYCGRTAPSCTEVPLQGSVTKEESEKEPAAVETKKQLCPYAAVGECRYGENCVYLHGDSCDMCGLQVLHPMDAAQRSQHIKSCIEAHEKDMELSFAVQRSKDMVCGICMEVVYEKANPSERRFGILSNCNHTYCLKCIRKWRSAKQFESKIIKSCPECRITSNFVIPSEYWVEEKEEKQKLIQKYKEAMSNKACRYFDEGRGSCPFGGNCFYKHAYPDGRREEPQRQKVGTSSRYRAQRRSHFWELIEERENNPFDNDEEEVVTFELGEMLLMLLAAGGDDELTDSEDEWDLFHDELEDFYDLDL is encoded by the exons ATGCATGGGGTTTGTAAGGAAGGAGATAACTGTCGGTACTCGCATGACCTTTCCGACAGCCCATACGGTGCAGTGTGCAAGTATTTTCAAAGAGGGTGCTGTGTGTACGGAGACCGCTGCAG ATACGAACACAGCAAGccactgaagcaggaggaagtgACTGCAATAGACCCGAGTGCGAAACCCTCCCTTGCTGCTTCCTCAAGTCTCTCTCCGGGAGCTGGAGCACTTGCTGAAATGAATCCAGGCGAAGCTGAGTCAAGACACCCAAACTTTGCAGCTGTAGGAGCAGGTTCAGAGGACTGGGTGAATGCCATTGAGTTTGTCCCCGGGCAGCCTTACTGTGGCCGTA CTGCCCCTTCCTGCACTGAAGTACCCCTGCAGGGCTCAGTGACCAAGGAAGAGTCAGAGAAGGAGCCAGCTGCGGTGGAGACAAAGAAGCAGCTTTGCCCCTATGCTGCAGTGGGAGAGTGTCGCTATGGGGAAAACTGTGTGTATCTCCACGGAGACTCCTGTGACATGTGTGGCCTACAGGTCCTACACCCAATGGATGCTGCCCAGAGGTCACAACACATAAAA TCTTGCATTGAGGCCCATGAGAAGGACATGGAGCTCTCTTTTGCTGTGCAGCGCAGCAAGGACATGGTATGTGGGATCTGCATGGAGGTGGTCTATGAGAAAGCCAACCCCAGCGAGCGCCGCTTTGGGATCCTGTCCAACTGCAACCATACCTACTGTCTCAAGTGTATCCGCAAATGGAGAAGTGCTAAGCAATTTGAAAGCAAGATCATAAA GTCCTGCCCCGAATGCCGGATCACATCTAACTTTGTCATTCCAAGTGAGTACTgggtggaggagaaagaagagaagcagaaactCATTCAGAAATACAAGGAGGCCATGAG CAACAAGGCGTGCAGGTATTTTGATGAAGGACGTGGGAGCTGCCCATTTGGAGGGAACTGTTTTTACAAGCATGCGTACCCTGATGGCCGTAGAGAGgagccacagagacagaaagtgggaACATCAAGCAGATACCGG GCCCAACGAAGGAGCCACTTCTGGGAGCTcattgaggagagagagaacaacccCTTTGACAACGACGAAGAGGAGGTTGTCACCTTTGAGCTGGGCGAGATGTTGCTTATGCTTTTGGCTGCAGGTGGGGACGACGAGCTGACAGACTCTGAGGACGAGTGGGACTTGTTTCACGATGAGCTGGAGGATTTTTATGACTTGGATCTATAG